CTGTCCAAAATGTTCCCTAAAAGCAAAACCTTTGCCCGATGGAGGATGGGCTACTTTGATCATTTAATCCCCGCAGAAGTGGACCAGCCCATGGGGGCCTGTCTGATGGTCAGAAAAGAAGTGCTTAAAAAAGTAGGTCTGCTGGATGAAAAGAATTTCCCCATGTTCTTTAACGAGGTGGACTGGTGCCTGCGGATCAACCGGGCCGGAGGAAAACTATTTTTTCTGCCCCAGGCCAAAGTCTATCACCACCACGGCGTCAGCACCCGCCGGGCAAAGAAGGCCATGGTCATCAGCTCGCACCAAAGCCTGGCCCGGTATTTTTCCAAGCATTACCCCGGGAGGATCTCCACCCTGCTGATAAATATCTTGATCATAGCCGTCATACCTCTCCGCATTTTGCTACAGAGCAATGGGAAATTGTATGAAAAGCGTTAGCCCTTAGGGGTAATTCCAGAATATTACCGGTAAGCAAAAGAGCGCATCATTCCCGATGCGCTCTTTTGCTTACCGCCCTGATTTCCCGTTCCACATCCCTTTTCTTGATATCCTCCCGGCGGTCATAGAACTTCTTCCCCTTGCCCAGCGCCAGCTGGATCTTGACCCTCCCGTTCTTAAAATACATTGAAAGGGGGATCAGGGTCAACCCTTTCTCCTGTGTCTTGGAACACAGCTTTTTGATCTCGGTCTTGTGCAGCAGCAGCTTGCGGGGCCGGACCGATTCCTGGTTAAAGCGGTTGCCGTGGTCGTAGGGTGAGATATGCATCCCATATACAAAGACCTCGCCACCCTTGGCCAGGGCATAGCTCTCTTTGAGATTGGCCAATCCCTGACGGATGGACTTGACCTCGGTCCCGGTCAGGGCCAGACCGGCCTCCAGGGATTCCAGGATCTCGTAGTCGTGCCTGGCGCTGCGGTTTTGGATGCTGGGATCTTTTTGCATTTTTTCTTGACAGTAACCGGTATTATGGTTTATAATTATAGTTCTATGCCGGAGTGGTGAAATTTGGTATACGCGCAAGGCTCAGAACTTTGTGGTCGCAAGGCCATGGGGGTTCAAATCCCCCCTCCGGCACCATATAGGCTCCAAGTTATATAGTAGTCCGTCCCAAGCGGGCACCATGTATCCGAAATATCCGAAAATGAACCGTAAGTGTTTCACTTGCGGTTTTTTTATTTTCCCTCTTCAGGCCCCTCTTGTTCCGGAGCCGAAAGATACTCGTTTATCAGCTCCTGGGCCCGTGTCCGGTCCCCCTCCAGCACTAAAAGCCTACCCCAGCGCGGCCGGAGCATCATGGCCACGCCGGCGTAAGCCGGGATCTCCTCCGACTTCAATATGCATCTGATGCCGTTGTCCTCCAGCAACGCCGCCAGGGATTGGCCGATCATCTGTTCCGGCGGATCGAAGACCGGCACCAGCTCAGCTTCCGGGACTGTCTCATCTGGGAACTCCGGCAGCTTCCCGATCAAAGGGCTGCCGCAGCCGGAACAGGTTTGAAAATCCTCCCGGTATTCTGACCGGCACATAGGGCAATACTTCATCTTTCACTCCGCCATCTGAACCCGGTTTTTGCCGGTTTCCTTGACCCGGTACATGGCCTTGTCGGCTTTGGACAGCAGTTCGTCCATGGTCTGGCCGTGTTCGGGATAAACCGCGATCCCGATGCTGGCCGTTATCTTGCAGGAAAGCTTGTGGGCGGTTAAAAATGGCTCGGCCTCGATCTTTTTTCTGACGGCCTCAGCCAGGCTTTTAGCCTCGGCCGCACCCTTGAACGGCAGGATGATCACATACTCGTCACCGCCATAGCGCGAGGCCAGGTCGGGAGATTTGACCAGGGCTCCGATCCGGTCGGCCACCTCTTTCAATGTCTGTCCCCCCAGCAGATGCCCGTAAGTATCGTCCACTTCCTTCATGTGATCAAGATCGATGAACAGCACCGCCAGGTTTCTGTTCTGTTTTTTTGCCTCGGCCAGGGCTTTCTTGAAGAACAAATCGCAATGCCGGGAGTTGGATAAACCGGTCAAGTCGTCAGTGACCGCAAGCTTTTGGGCCTTCTCATACAATCTGGCGTTCTCGATGGCGATGGCCGCATGGTCGGTCAGTGTCTGCAGCAGCTCCAGGTCCTTTTGGTTGAAGGGCTCCGGACCCAGTTTGTTGATGATCTCAAAGACCCCGATCAGCCTGCCCCGGGAGATCAAAGGGGTGGCGATGATAGATCTGGTCTTGAATCCTGTCTTATTGTCCAGCCCTTTGAAAAAGCGCTGGTCATTTGACACGTCCGGCACGATCACCGGCTCCCCGTGCTGGGCCACCCACCCGGCCACTCCCTGGCCCAGGGCCAGCCGCATCTCCCTGATTTGATCGCCCTTTTCCCCCAGGGCCACCTCGAACACCAGTTCCTGGCTGGCCTCGTCCAGCATCAGTATGGACCAGGCCTCGGCCTTTATCAGGTCCTTGATCTTGGACATCACTATGTCCAGCACTTCTTTGAGCTTGAGGGTGGAGTTCAGGGTCCGGGCCACCGCATTGAAAGTTGAGAGTTCCCGCACCCTCTGTTCCAGGTCGGACAACAGCTGTTTATTGGAAAGCACCAGCCGGCGGCGCTCCAGTCCCCGTTCCACAGTGACCAGCAGTTCCTCGTGTCCGAACGGCTTGTTTATGTAGTCGAAGACCCCCTTTTTCAGCTGTTCCCGGGCCTCGGAGCTTAAACTCCGGTCCACAAACAGCACCACCGGAACATCGGGCCGAAGCTGGCGCAGTTCCTTTAATATCTGCAAACCCTTGCGCCCGGCCAGTTCGGCCTCCATCAGCAGCAGATCGGCGTCCTCCTGTTCCAGCAGTCCGGGGGCCTTGGACGGCTTGTCGGCCAGCACCGCCTGATGTCCGTAACGGGAAAGCACATGAACCACCGTCAGGGCAAACAGCCGGTCCTCATCCACTATCAGAATCTTGGCCATGTTAGCCTTCGCAAATGATTTTTAAAGATTGGGTTTTAACTCGTAGACCAGCTTGATCTCGGCCCGGTCCTCCATCTGGTATAATGCGCCTTCATCGCCCACCACCAGGCTGCCGGATACCGACCCGAACTTCAGGCTTTGGTTCTTCTCATTCTCGCTTTTAATGGGAGTTTTAAGCCCCACCCGGGTGATCTCGAAATCAGCCGCCGGGAAATGATAATTGCCGTCGGGCAGCACTGCTCCGGCCATGCTGTATGCCTCCCACAGGCTTTTCTCCCAGGCCTCGGGTCCGGAGATGTTCCCGGCCGCAAAATCCTTTTGGTAGGCCGGCTCGAACCTTTCGGAATTCAACAGCAGGTTGAAACAGGCTGACTGGTCCAGCATCACCACCGAGCGCATGGGATCGCGGCCGGTGGCCAGCAGGCTGGCATCGTTGACCAGGGTCCCGCACAGGTCCAGGTCCCCGGCGGCATTGAAGGCCAGGAACACCTCGCGCCCCGGTTCGCCGGAGCAGATCCCCACCCCCAGACGGAACAGGGCCTTGAATTCCGGCGGCAGGACCGCGTAATTAGTTCCCTGGTGCAGGATCTCCCGCTCCTTGGCCTCTTTGAACCATTCCCTGTAACTGGAGAAATTATCCTGGATGAACCGCTCAGCGGTCTTCAGCATCTGGCAGGCACAATCGGCCGCCAGACGGGATGATTCGACCGAAGGCTTCATGGCCAGCTCGGCCCCGGCTGCGATGGAATGGCGGATCCTCATCCCCTTGGCCCCGGCCATTTCCTTGTAGCATTTTTCGTAAAGCTCCGGTCCATTCTCGCCGAACCAGGCCAGCCCGCCATCTCCGGTATCCTTGATCAGCATCCCCCCATGCTGCCTGATTACCTGGGCTATCAGGTACCCCAGTTTGTTCTTGATCTCCCTTTCCCGCTCGGCCTGATTAAGTTTGGCGCTCATAAAACTGGAGCCCCGGATGTCGTACATCATCACCGCAATGTTGCGCCCGTAGCGCTTTAAAAGGCGGCTCCTAAGCTCCCGGGTGTGCTCGCCTATCATCTGGGGCGGTGAGCAGACCTTGCCCTGGGCGGCCATGATGCAGTGGCGGGATGTGTTCTTTAATGACTCGTTCAGGTAACGGACCTCGTCAAACAATTCCTGCTGCCTCATCAGGGGGGGATCCTTGGCCAGCAGAGGCGGCCATAGTTTGACCAGCTGCGATGCCCGCCGGCAGAAGATCAGGGGTTCGGCCGACTCTTTCAGGAAGCTCCGGTAACCTGTGATTATCCGTTCCACATGGTACAGCCGGCCTCCGCCTTTCTCTTCCACCAGACCCTCCAGGGCCTTCAGGTCGCATTGGGCCTCCTCCAGTTCCTGTTTGATCTTCTGGTACTGGGGATCTTTGGGGTTGCGCTTTTGAAAATCCCTTTCCAGGGGGCCGGCCCGGCCCTGGGCCAGATCCACCGCCTGGCGGAACAGCTCCATCAGCTCCTGGGAATGCTTCTGGGCCCATTCCTCCCATTTGTTGTCGATGTGCAGCGAGTAAAGTTTGAACTGGGTCAGATGCTGCATCAGGTCCAGGCTGGGATCCTGGGCCTTTGAGGTCAGCATTCCCAAAAGTTCCTTGGCCGGCATCTTTTGAAGATACCTGGTCTTTTCCAGGTATCCCTGCAGATTGCGTTCCTTGCGTTCCAGGTCGCCCAGGTGCCAGAGTTGGGCAAACAATCCCCGCTGAAACTG
The sequence above is drawn from the candidate division TA06 bacterium genome and encodes:
- the smpB gene encoding SsrA-binding protein SmpB; translation: MQKDPSIQNRSARHDYEILESLEAGLALTGTEVKSIRQGLANLKESYALAKGGEVFVYGMHISPYDHGNRFNQESVRPRKLLLHKTEIKKLCSKTQEKGLTLIPLSMYFKNGRVKIQLALGKGKKFYDRREDIKKRDVEREIRAVSKRAHRE
- a CDS encoding diguanylate cyclase, producing MAKILIVDEDRLFALTVVHVLSRYGHQAVLADKPSKAPGLLEQEDADLLLMEAELAGRKGLQILKELRQLRPDVPVVLFVDRSLSSEAREQLKKGVFDYINKPFGHEELLVTVERGLERRRLVLSNKQLLSDLEQRVRELSTFNAVARTLNSTLKLKEVLDIVMSKIKDLIKAEAWSILMLDEASQELVFEVALGEKGDQIREMRLALGQGVAGWVAQHGEPVIVPDVSNDQRFFKGLDNKTGFKTRSIIATPLISRGRLIGVFEIINKLGPEPFNQKDLELLQTLTDHAAIAIENARLYEKAQKLAVTDDLTGLSNSRHCDLFFKKALAEAKKQNRNLAVLFIDLDHMKEVDDTYGHLLGGQTLKEVADRIGALVKSPDLASRYGGDEYVIILPFKGAAEAKSLAEAVRKKIEAEPFLTAHKLSCKITASIGIAVYPEHGQTMDELLSKADKAMYRVKETGKNRVQMAE
- a CDS encoding glycosyltransferase family 2 protein, translated to MSRISIVIVTWNSQDYICHCLDSLFSQNHDLEIIIIDNGSMDSTLDILREYRTRVTIIANQSNLGFARAVNQGLKLASGEIILLLNPDTVLTPGTLETMSGYLAEHPQVWALGPQLLNMDGSVQRSCRQFPDGRIMFYEFAGLSKMFPKSKTFARWRMGYFDHLIPAEVDQPMGACLMVRKEVLKKVGLLDEKNFPMFFNEVDWCLRINRAGGKLFFLPQAKVYHHHGVSTRRAKKAMVISSHQSLARYFSKHYPGRISTLLINILIIAVIPLRILLQSNGKLYEKR
- a CDS encoding adenylate/guanylate cyclase domain-containing protein: MADISVQISELEKQAALAGRYFGRLEEAWGRSAEARNILKGLENYLEENHIDAGFLKIFSEGPEPGVIYVELPRGARDFHGQAAQLLMDCCLAEFTGGGEGSWAKWREFGQNIYYGIIEELYSNFVSSKPHLALVFELSYRQLMSEAAQAWWDGQPEQTLRLRPAIDRRLGLEISGLLKPLRQKVLSQKLVRTGILDGLLDQSWDAPIGAEGGQAKEMSFLLWEHNLNPWLFARIFYLLYTDQIKAEEELLWEKINSANFTKPEEIISLITGKLPQASELAVKEIQKLVVKKSLELENRVNAELLELQKYSAGIKKQTQDLVIQNNAEMNKTVEGKFSSESLITLSAKVSDSMVQFQRGLFAQLWHLGDLERKERNLQGYLEKTRYLQKMPAKELLGMLTSKAQDPSLDLMQHLTQFKLYSLHIDNKWEEWAQKHSQELMELFRQAVDLAQGRAGPLERDFQKRNPKDPQYQKIKQELEEAQCDLKALEGLVEEKGGGRLYHVERIITGYRSFLKESAEPLIFCRRASQLVKLWPPLLAKDPPLMRQQELFDEVRYLNESLKNTSRHCIMAAQGKVCSPPQMIGEHTRELRSRLLKRYGRNIAVMMYDIRGSSFMSAKLNQAEREREIKNKLGYLIAQVIRQHGGMLIKDTGDGGLAWFGENGPELYEKCYKEMAGAKGMRIRHSIAAGAELAMKPSVESSRLAADCACQMLKTAERFIQDNFSSYREWFKEAKEREILHQGTNYAVLPPEFKALFRLGVGICSGEPGREVFLAFNAAGDLDLCGTLVNDASLLATGRDPMRSVVMLDQSACFNLLLNSERFEPAYQKDFAAGNISGPEAWEKSLWEAYSMAGAVLPDGNYHFPAADFEITRVGLKTPIKSENEKNQSLKFGSVSGSLVVGDEGALYQMEDRAEIKLVYELKPNL
- a CDS encoding DUF2007 domain-containing protein — translated: MKYCPMCRSEYREDFQTCSGCGSPLIGKLPEFPDETVPEAELVPVFDPPEQMIGQSLAALLEDNGIRCILKSEEIPAYAGVAMMLRPRWGRLLVLEGDRTRAQELINEYLSAPEQEGPEEGK